The sequence gacgatgctgagccaattgtgtgccaccctatgggactcccaatcacggccggttgtgatacagcctgaaatcgaaccagggtctgtagtgacgcctctagcagtgagatgcagtgccttatagCGCTGCGCCACTGTGCCACATATTCACAGCAGTTCTAAGTCATTGCATTTTTCAGGAGCTGAATATATCCCTTTGTTTTTCACCCCTTCTCTTTCCTAAGCTGAATCTCCATACCATTTGGGTGTGACCTGCCCCTGCCGCATGACCCCTCCCTTCTAGCCACTGcgacctcctctctccttctccatgtttACTTTGTggtgagagatgggagagatgctCTTCTCTGTgaccctccatcacctccttctGGCAGGGGTTTGTCTCTGCGTCTACAGCACCCCAGTCCCGCCCCTCCACGACTATGCACCCTCCACACAGGACAGTGGCTGTGATGGACAAGCTGGAGAGCCAATGGAGGGAGAGCCCTGTTTAACACCAGCAACACCCGTCAGTGTCATATCAACAAGTGTTCAATCTGGACCctctgatcctggcagactgtcCTATGGGATGGCAGAACACAGGACTGGCAGCTGGACTGACCTATCAGAGAATGTAGGAGCAGGGGGAGGCACTGGCCCAGATGTGGACGGAAGCGAACTAGGGGGGATAGAGCCAGTGACGCAGGTAGGAAACAGGGACAGTCATGGACGAGGAGTGGCTGGGGCTgagagccaggggagggaggCTAAGACGGGGGCTGCCTCTAAGAGCTTGTTTGAGGGGAAGGACACTCACAGACAGCTTGAAGAAGCTCCAGAACTCTACACAGACAAAGAGATGAGAGTAGGGCCCGAAGAGAAAACCATGGAGAATGTACCTATTACCACCACTGGGGCAATGTTAGCTTCCATAGGAGAGAAGCACGGGATGACAGAGGCTGTAAATACATCTAGAGCTGCTTTACATAATGCCTCCGCATCAGCCAGAGCCCcagagccagacagccagtcaggGACGCACccagctggggagaggagagacctcaTCCTAGAAGAGAGACCAGACCtccatggaggagaggagggggaagtcAGACAGAGCTTGACCGACGTTGGAGCTCCTCTTCTGGGCCAGGAGACAGAGACGACCAGACCAAGCTCCTTATCTCCCCAAAGCATCCTTAAACACTCACCTTTGACCTCCATCCCTCCGTCAGTATGGGGATCCAGAGGAGAAGCTTCATTGCTGCCCCCTAGTGGTCTAGAGGCCACCGGCCCTGCCACTCCGTGGCACCAAGATGGAGAGACAGCGCCTGCTCTCTCAAACCCCTCCCTGGCCGACCTTGGACCGGCCCTGACAGGATCCTCCAGACAGGATGACCCTGACAGCCTCTGGACTGAACCACTGCAGCGAAATGAGGGTGAGTATGCAGTATGCTATGTTCCAATTAGTACATACTGGATATTTTAAAGAGCCACTGGGGGCCACCTGGAGTTAATCTACTCTACAGTTGCACTTGATATTCT is a genomic window of Oncorhynchus keta strain PuntledgeMale-10-30-2019 chromosome 19, Oket_V2, whole genome shotgun sequence containing:
- the LOC118398413 gene encoding armadillo-like helical domain-containing protein 4 isoform X1: MGEMLFSVTLHHLLLAGVCLCVYSTPVPPLHDYAPSTQDSGCDGQAGEPMEGEPCLTPATPVSVISTSVQSGPSDPGRLSYGMAEHRTGSWTDLSENVGAGGGTGPDVDGSELGGIEPVTQVGNRDSHGRGVAGAESQGREAKTGAASKSLFEGKDTHRQLEEAPELYTDKEMRVGPEEKTMENVPITTTGAMLASIGEKHGMTEAVNTSRAALHNASASARAPEPDSQSGTHPAGERRDLILEERPDLHGGEEGEVRQSLTDVGAPLLGQETETTRPSSLSPQSILKHSPLTSIPPSVWGSRGEASLLPPSGLEATGPATPWHQDGETAPALSNPSLADLGPALTGSSRQDDPDSLWTEPLQRNEAMDASAPPLQDAATEGTMSSEDLPLIFEPFDVTPEGAGVAAATLSPDNSRPSVAMVTTGMLLSEADLDQTVTADTDDTGPSRVPSPVLPDWTSPWQTSGAEISEPISPSGSPIDPPPSEAEQLVHQSDTDGGETIQNLEETPPTSETNPISTTSQQITMTMVTKTTKLPAAKSGLEELESEEEPEEDEEEDENTEESEEEDSEEDLNETPIPAPTRPPYSLIPPPPVWVQRNQGLMRRWVELIREKAGYVSGMLAPVGIGIAGALLIVGALYSIRMIHRKRNSFKHQRRRKVRHTEQPREPSSNGQDQAMLLADSSEDEF
- the LOC118398413 gene encoding armadillo-like helical domain-containing protein 4 isoform X2, with translation MGEMLFSVTLHHLLLAGVCLCVYSTPVPPLHDYAPSTQDSGCDGQAGEPMEGEPCLTPATPVSVISTSVQSGPSDPGRLSYGMAEHRTGSWTDLSENVGAGGGTGPDVDGSELGGIEPVTQVGNRDSHGRGVAGAESQGREAKTGAASKSLFEGKDTHRQLEEAPELYTDKEMRVGPEEKTMENVPITTTGAMLASIGEKHGMTEAVNTSRAALHNASASARAPEPDSQSGTHPAGERRDLILEERPDLHGGEEGEVRQSLTDVGAPLLGQETETTRPSSLSPQSILKHSPLTSIPPSVWGSRGEASLLPPSGLEATGPATPWHQDGETAPALSNPSLADLGPALTGSSRQDDPDSLWTEPLQRNEAMDASAPPLQDAATEGTMSSEDLPLIFEPFDVTPEGAGVAAATLSPDNSRPSVAMVTTGMLLSEADLDQTVTADTDDTGPSRVPSPVLPDWTSPWQTSGAEISEPISPSGSPIDPPPSEAEQLVHQSDTDGGETIQNLEETPPTSETNPISTTSQQITMTMVTKTTKLPAAKSGLEELESEEEPEEDEEEDENTEESEEEDSEEDLNETPIPAPTRPPYSLIPPPPVWVQRNQGLMRRWVELIREKAGYVSGMLAPVGIGIAGALLIVGALYSIRMIHRKRNSFKHQRRRKQPREPSSNGQDQAMLLADSSEDEF